The Drosophila sechellia strain sech25 chromosome 2L, ASM438219v1, whole genome shotgun sequence region GGCTGCCGGAGGAGAGGTTCTCGGAGCGACTGGACAGGCGGGGGCGTTTCATGAGCACACGACCCGGTTTGCCGGGATTTTCGACGGCACCCGCTTCTGCGGATTGATTtagattgttgttgttgccgttgttggAGCCATTGCTGCCGCCAGCACGTTCCAGCGTGCGTTGTGAGCGACGCAGCGAGGAGGAGGACATTCTGCGAAGCGTGGGATCGTAGTCATAGCTCGACGGCCTCTGATAATAGGGCGCATCCTGGTCCGTGTCGTTCTTCTCCTCcagcgcctgctgctgctgctgggcgagTGGATTCAGGGTGATGTGGATGTGTCGTGTTCGCTGGCGCTGCTTGGTGGGCGAGCAGTTTCCCAGTGGCACAAAGTCATCTCTCAGCTCCGCCATCCGTGGCTTGTTTGGATTGTTTCCCCGGCTTCTGGAAGTCCTACGccggcacacacacaaacaggtGCTAATCAGAAGCAGAATGAGCACTGCGCCGCCGCCAATTGTTCCCGTCAGCATGGGACTCATATTGAATGTCTCGTTGTGACTGGGAGTGGTTGTATCGCGGTCGCCCATTTGCAGTGTTGGCTCCTCCGTGGTGCTGGTTTTGGGACGTTGGGTGCGCCCCTGCTTGAGGGCACTAAATTCGGACGCAGAAACGGCACTGAAGGACTGCAACTTGAACTCGTACATGGTGGCCGTCTCGAGGGGGGCTATTTTAAAGCTTCTAGCATGGGCTCCTTCAATGGTTGCCTTGAAATATTCGCCTGCCGAAGACGAAGGTCGATAGTAGGCGTAGTAGCCCGTGATCAGGTGTTCATCCGCATCGCTAGCTAGACTCCAGTGCAGCACCACAGCAGTTTCTGAATATTCCTCGATCTCCAGGAGCTCTGGCACCGGCATCGGATCCAGCGCTGCACCAGGCTGCAAGTAAAATTTCGCCGAGGTATTACTTTCCTTATTGTCGTTGTTGGAGTAAACGGCTAGGATGCGGAAACGATAGGTGTGTTCAGGCTTCAGGTCCGTCACCGAAGCCGTGAAGCTCTTGCCCAGCTCGGAGTTCCACTTCGGTTTTCCGTACGGTATATTATCGTTGGTTGTCTGCCAGTTCTTGCGCTTGCCAACCATGCGGTACTGCACCTTGAAAATGACAATGGGTAACCCACCGTTTCGAGGCACCATCCAGCGCAACATCACGGATTCATCGCTGAGTCGGGTTACATTTGGAGGAGTCGGTGGATACATCTGCTTCTGCTTGGAACCCTGGTTGGGCTTGGGCCGGTGTGTACCTCCCGATTCCCGTGGTTCCTGAATCTGCTTGGGATTCACCTGCAGCAGAGTACCCGCACTGTGCTCACCAAGTCTATTGCGTGCGAAGCATTGGACATAGCCGGCATGACGCTTCAAGACGCTGTGCAGTATCAGGAAATTATTGGACAACTCAGCCTCAGTATCATCGACACTGCTGTGCCCGTTTAGCAGCCAGTAGATCTCTGGCGTAGGCACTCCTGTGGCTTCACACTCCAACTTCAAACGATCGCCCTCGTTGGTGAGATCGGCCCAGGGTGGTCGCACAATCTGCGGCGGCTGCTCGACATGCACTTTTATGTAGTGTTCCAGCGCAGGCCGCACTCCATTATCTTGAAAGCAAATATAGGTGCCAGCATCGTGAACTCGGGTGTTGGATATCTCCAAGGCGTGTCCAAATACTTTGGAACGCTTGTTCTTAACAGCTCCCACGACATCAGGACTGCTCCAGACAACCGTCGGTGGCGGTGAGCCAACTCCAGGACACTGCAACAACAGCGAACTCCCTTCGCGTATGGTAATTTCTTGGGAGCTCGGCTGTCCCTTGAGCAAGTGTGGGGATTTACTCTGTGACCTCTGCTCTGGTGTAACCTGTAGTTGCATCGAGCCGGGCAGTTGAATTCGCTCGCCAGAGGCAGGATTGGTTGCCTGGCAGGAATAGATGCCTGAGGACTCTGAGGATACATTGCTCAGAAAAAGATTTCCATTGGTTCCGATGAACTCCGGTTTGATTTCCACTCCGTTTCGGAAGTAGGACCAACTGGCAGATGGATTCGATTGCACCTGTTGTCCACAGGACCAGAGCACAGAATTTCCAGCAGACACCCGCCATTGGAGAGGTGCTTCCGATTCCTGAGCGTCCACCAGGCTAGTGCTGGCCAGCTCCAATCGGGCAGTGGTAGACGTTACCACCAGCGGACCGAACCAGCCAACGCATCGGTACTCGCCTAGAGTGTCTGGTCGGACAAGCACCCTCAGTCGCGAGATGGCCGCCTCCTGGGAGACATTCGCTTTGGCCGTTCCTGTCCTAAGGTACTTGAAACCCGCTCCCGGAGATCTGCTAGACCGGTGGCTCCATTCGAAGCGCTCTGGCTGCAAACTGGTCTCGCACTCTAGCACCACCTCGTCTCCCAGGGGCGCCACCAAAGATTCGGGTGCGCGAAGAATTCGCACGCCAGGCGATGGATGCGCGGGATGTGCGGTATGGGCAGAGTGGGCAGGATGGGCGGGGGACTTCTCCAAAACCGGAATTGCTTCGAGCCGCGACGTCAGCAGCGAAAAGAGCAGCAGCGAGGATGTGAGCAGCGTCATTGGAGGGGGCACTGCAAATTTACCGAAAATATCAGTGAATATTTGAACTCAAAGGATTAGGAGTTAGTGGCAAGACTAACCTTATTATGGGATTTTAGACTGATTCTAGGTGGGGAAACGCGTTTGCGTTTGCGCAGTTAATAATTTTCACTCTCGGCTATCGCGCATCACTTATGgcttatatacatatgtgtgtctgtgtgcgtgcgtggAATCGTGGGCCTAAATTATTTATGCACATTACACGTTAACGACGCAGCTCCATAAAATCATTGTATCTTTAATTCGGGCTTCGATCGGGCCCCGAAGCCACCGGACAAGCACATGCACTCAACAAGTCAAATAAACAATGGCATTTATTATTCCATGGGGAtgctggaactggaactggagaAGGAACCGCGACGCTGGTACAGATGCATTGCTTCGTTCACCGGCGAACCGGTGATTCCGAATTCATCGGTTCATCGCGGTACAGTGGACTGAATCTATCTGGTATCAGATCAAATTCATTTATTCATTTCATATTCAAACTTACTCAAAAACACTCGTTAATAAATTGATAATACTACGCATCTTTAAATGAATCATAAAAACGGCACCATAGTCAATGAATTAGACGTCTAATTGCTGTGTATATTTATGAAGAATTATGGATTCAGCTGTTTATAGAGACTGCACTGATCACATCGATAGCCATCGATATATGTAATTTGCAAtatgattttaaaaaaatatatccaaaaCAGTTTTGTTACATTTGAATTGGGAACCCAAACAATATTATACTAGccaagaatataaaaaaacattttacaatcttctatttaataatttacatATATAGATTCTTAAACCATAACTCTTGATAGAGACTGTATGCATCGAAAGCATTTCTATGGAGAATGTGTGCACATTTTACGCAGGTTGCTTCTGCACCTTCGCCAATTCTGCCTTGAACTTCGAAATGGTCTCACGTGCCAGCTTTAGTTTGTCCTTAAGTGTAACAATCTCCCCCTTGACCTTTTGTTTCACATTCACAATGTTGTCCAGCGTTTTCGTCTTCTTTTCCTCAActaaaaaagtaaatatataatgAGTAAACGTTCAAAATGGTAATCAGCTCATAGGTACAATCAGTGTCATGGGTAAGCAACCCATTAGCGCTCTGTTCTGAAAGCAGAAGATAATGCTGCAAGATCTGGGTGGGCTCCTGGAACACTATTTCCTCATACGACTCAGAGACCAGGCCCTTCTTAGTGTCCATAGTGGTGCTAGAGGTGAGCTCGCCATCGACCACAGGGGATTGGAAGAGCTTAAGGATGTGGTAGCAGGTAACCGGGCGCTCTGATTGATCGTTGAAGTATATCTTGATGATCACCTCGAATTCACCCCATCCGGTCTCGGTAATCTCGTACGGCGGCTTAACTACGATCCTGTTCGGATTGGCGTAGCTCTCATGCAGCTTGAAGTGCACCTTTTTCACGTAAATGGACATGTCCTCGTTGAAATAGGGCTTCAAATAGACCTTCCACTGATGCGTGTGTCCGTCCTCCTCGCGTTTCTTGCCGAAGGATCTGGCGATGTTCCCATACACTATGGGCTTTACTATGGTTACGCCCTTTAGTCGGCCACCCGAGTCTCCGCCAAAGTCAGTCATTATTCAACGATTGCTTATGCTTCGTTAACCAAATATTGTTTTGGTTCTTCTTCTTGCTTTTCGGCTAGCAGTTGTTATCGACACATGGACGCACTGGATACCAGGGCTGCAAATAATTATGGacatgaaaaaaaataaaaagaattaataaacaaaaatttcaacatattgaatttaatcattttagctgtattttatttattttaaatttaagccACTCTTATTTCTTAATTGCATCCCTCGTTTCCGATTGCGGCTATCGATTTTTTCTGCACTGtgttgtgggtggtggttccATCACTTGTATCAATCGGACGCCTTGGtcaaattttattgtttaatttaaaattaaatgattcGAAGCCATATTTACCAGTGAGACAgttaaatacataaaatgaTGGCACGTCGCGGGGGAAAGCGCATACGTATGGATGATCCGCCGCCGGACTACGATGAATTGCACAGGTACAGTTCTCCGTTTTCCCACCATTCGTGTTTGcctataaaaaatatgtaacTATTCTTTAGCGATGCCCTGAATGAGAGCACTTCAGATGCAGACAGCCCCACCAAACGGATGACCAGGCTGCGAGCGCGTGGCGGAGTACGGGACAAACCGCCCATAATTGATGATGACGAGGATGAATTCTTCGCGCCAATTGCGCGCAAGCGAAAGACTCCCGCCACCCGCAAGGGGCCAACAGAACGCAAAGAACGCGTTGAACGACCGCGCAAGGAGCCCGTGGACAAGGGACACCACGAGCGGATAGACAGTGAGCGGGAGATAACCACGGACGAAAACAGTCTCTACTATATTGTGCGACACTCGAAGAACCCTATTGCTGTAGGAAAACCAATTGGCTTACTATTTACCAAATACTAAACAGACGTTTCTTTTCAGAGCATTGTTGACCAATGGATTGAGCAGTATAAGGCAAACCGAGAAACGGCCCTAGTCGCACTGATGCAGTTTTTTATTAATGCTAGTGGTTGCAAGGGAAAGATATCCGAGGACATTCAGTATCCTGTAGATCACACATCTATTATCCGACGCATGACTGAAGAGTTTGACGAGGTAAGTCTGCTATAGATGTTCCTGAAGCTCTTTATTCAATCGTAAAATATTTTAGGAAAGCGGCGAATATCCCTTGATCATGACTGGGACGCAGTGGCGaaagtttaaaaataatttctgcGATTTTGTGCAAACCCTTGTGAAGCAATGCCAGTACTCCATTATCTACGACCAGTTTCTGATGGACAACGTCATATCCCTGCTTACGGGCCTGTCGGATTCGCAGGTGCGAGCTTTTCGACACACGGCCACTCTGGCGGCCATGAAGTTGATGACAGCTTTGGTGGATGTCGCCCTTTTGGTTTCGAATAACTTTGACAATGCTGCCAAGCAATTCGAAGCTGAACGCGTTAAGGTATGTTTCCCTATAACTACTTGGACTCTATTAATGATCCTGAAATTGCTTAGTCTCGAGATCGTCGTGCTTCTGACCGTTTGGACTCGCTTATGACTAAACGATCCGAATTAGAAGAGAATATGGACGAGATAAAGAGCATGTTGACCTACATGTTCAAGTCGGTGTTCGTTCACCGCTACAGAGACAGTCTGCCTGATATACGAGCCATATGTATGGCCGAGATCGGCATCTGGATGGAAAACTATCCGCAAAACTTTCTTGACGACTCCTACTTAAAGTATATTGGCTGGACGCTTCACGACAAGATCGGAGAGGTGCGCCTGCGATGTTTGCAGTCGTTGCTGCCGCTGTACGAGAAGGATGAACTCAAGGGAAAACTTGAGTTGTTCACTTCAAAGTTTAAGGACAGGATTGTGGCCATGACGCTGGACAAGGAGTTTGAAGTGTCTGTTCATGCCGTCAAGCTGGTTATCAGTAtcttaaagtaaattaaaagatTTTTTAGTTTAAGGAATGTTTTTCACAAAGCTTGTGTTTATTTACAGAATCCACCCAGAGATTTTGGCTGACAAGGATTGTGAAATTGTCTACGAGTTGGTTTACTcttcacatcgtggtgtggctCAGGCAGCAGCTGAGTTCTTAAACGTTCGCCTGTTTCATTTAACCGCCGACATGGAAGAGACGAAGACCAAACGTGGGAAAGTGCGTATGCCCAATACACCGCTGGTTCGGGACTTGGTGCAGTTTTTTATCGAATCGGAACTTCACGAACATGGCGCCTACCTCGTAGACTCCTTCATCGATAGCAATGATATGGTAAGGGACTGGGAATGTATGACGGATCTGCTTCTGGAAGAGCCGGGACCCAATGAAGAGGTCCTCGACAACAAGCAGGAATCGACACTCATCGAGATTATGGTCAGCAGTGTTAAGCAATCTGCAACTGGAGAAGTTCCAGTCGGTCGCGCTAGCAATCGCAAATGTACGCTCAGCGCCAAGGAGCTAAAAGCTATCCAAGATGAAAAGGCGAAGCTGACCGAACACTTCATTGTTACCCTACCGTCCTTGCTAGAAAAGTATCAAGCAGACAGCGAAAAGTTGGCCAACCTCCTTGCAGTTCCACAGTATTTCGATCTCAATCTGTACACCACCAACCGTCAAGAGGGCAATCTTCAAGCCCTGTTAGATCGCATCAATCAGGTAATGAGCATGCACACAGGTCGCGAGGTTCTGGAAACTTGCGCAAAAACGCTAGAATGTCTTTGTGCCGAGGGTAGTGCCACCTACACCAGATGCAATATCGCCAGATCCAACATTATCGAGAGCGCTGTCAACAAGTACAAAGATGCAATCGAGGAATGGAGAAACCTCATACAAGGTGATTTAATAGTGACACGTTTTAGCTTGACTATATTACTTATTATGTTGTCTTTGAAGGCGAGGAGACCCCTAATGAGGATGACATCTACAACATTACCATCACCCTTAAGGTCCTCTCCATTCTGTACTCCTCGCACAACCTCAATCCCTGGGAGCTGTTTAAGTCCCTGTTCCAGGACGTGGAGGAGGCGCAGTCTAAAGAGAACATCGATCGCTGTCTGCCCAACGAGGCCTTAGTCTACTGTATAGAAGCTTGTTACTTTTCCATTAGCTGGGGACTGCAGTACGTGGAAAACGAATGCGAGTCAGTTAACGTGACCGAGGTGGTGGCTGAGCTGCGCAACAATTTGGATACCTTTATGGGAGCCTGCTTTGAACTAACCCGCGATGGACCCACAGTTCAGATTCAAGAGGCGGTAGGTTTTAAAATGTACAAATCACTATTTGGAAACCTTTAATATCAATATGATTTACAGGCGTACCAGTCCATCTGCGATCTGCTAATCATTTTCTCGGACAAGTTGGCTCGCAGTGAGATCGAACACATACGCGGCTTGGAGTACAAGTCGCGCATGGATGAGCACCTAATCTTGGACAACTTCGTGCAGCACTATGTATTCTCCCTTAAACAAGATGTGGCACAGGACGAAACCAGAATCGAGGAGCTGCATAAAAAACGTAATTTCTTGGCCTGTTACTGCAAATTGGTGGTGTACAATATAATTCCAACGATGCGTGCAGCCAGTATCTTTAAGTATTACGTTAAGGTGAGTGAGCACCAAAAAATATCTGAAAGTTCTATGTTTATCCATTATCTTTCTATTTTCAGTGCTACAACGACTATGGAGACATTATTAAGGCCACGTTGGGAAAGGCCCGTGAGATTAATAAAGTTAACTTCGCTATGACGCTCCTTTTGAGCCTGATCACAGTCTTCAAGAGTCTGCAGGAGCAGAGTGAGGATGGCACAGTTTCAAAGAGTTCGCAAGAGTTTGTGGACCTTAAGGAGTTGGCCAAGCGATTTGCGCTCACATTTGGTTTCGATGCCATCAAGAATCGCGAATCTGTGGCCGCCATTCATCGTGGTGGCATTTATTTCGCAGCAAACAAGGAGCCTGATGATCCAGTGCGGGCTCCAACTCGCTTACTTTTCCTGGAGGTTTTGAACGAGTTCAACTACAAGCTGCTGAAGCAAGATAAGAAGGTCATAATGAGCTTTCTGGACAAGATAATACCACCCGCTATGCCATCCAGCCGAGCTGAGGAATGGCAGCCGCTGATATTATATCGCAATTCCTTGCTGCACGGCGAAACTGATCAGGCGCCCGTCGCTAGCAAACGAGCTTACACACGCAAACGTCGAGATCATGGTAAGAATTTCATaactttcattttatttagaaTCAACATTATGAAAaacatgtttttaatttagatgaagaagaggaggaggaggaagacgAAGAGGAACACAATGATCCTGATTACAGGGGCTAGGGCCCAATCAGCCATACACGCGGCTTCAGTGCAAAATCTAATTTCCCGGGAGATCAAGTAGTTGTAAGATTAAAGcttatattatgtacataaatacgattaaattatataaaatactgTACCCTAATTGATGTCCGAATTGCTAAACCTTAAGTTTGACTTCATCAGCAACATTTTGGATGCACTTTCGGGGCTCAAGCCCGCCCGCATGTCGGAATACAAGTGCGTTGATTTTCTAAATAAGCCTTCACTAACCACACTTGCAGCTGGTGCTGATAAGAACTTCCTAACAATGCCATACAAGGATATGTATTTTATGTTGCTCCTCCACCAAATCAGGGGATCCATGTTCCTATCGATTCTGGGTTCGGAGTTGTATAGATATAGCAGATTCTTAATCTGAGACTGGGAGCCCATTGACGTATTTGGCTGTTGAGTGTTCGTCGTTCCAGTTGTCAGTATGCTGTCCAGAATGCTATCGATTTTTGATTCATTCTTCTGGGAAGATGTGGATGATACTTTGATTATTTTCAGCGGTGGCTGACCATTGCAATCCTCTGGCACTCCAGCGAGCTGAAGCAGAACTTCATTGGCCACCAACTGCTCCTCACGCTCCGTGAAAAATGCTTGCTTATACCTCGGATCCAAATAGGTGGCCATCAAAAATTTGATGTCGCTAGTGATGTGGGCGAACTTCATTTCCAGTTCTTCAAGCAACTTTCTGGCGAAACTGCATATAGTCTAGACATTCGAAACATTAGACAATACTTTATGGTTTTATCTAATCCAACTTACCACAGATGAAACAAAGTTATGGACATCCGTTCGGAGGGAATCCCGTAAAGCGGCAACCAGAGGGATAACGGATGATGTTGTCGTAGATGGATTGCTCCATATCTTGATTGTTTCTTCACAAGGCTGCATTACTTTGCTGCACAAATCAATCTCTATCCATTCATCGGGATAAATTTGGACCAGACTATACTCTTCGCAGTACAAGGATAGAGCATCTTTCATTCGAAACACGCTGCTCATCATATGAAAAGCGGAATTCCATTGGAAGGGATCGTAAGGTGTGAGTGTGCACGGGTCTCGCGTCAAGCGGATCTCTTGAATGAATTTCAGATGATCGTTGGCCATCTTAGACGACGCAAAATGGTCAACTATTTGCTTGCACTTGGATGAAAGGTTCTGCAGTAATTCGTTCGATTGCAAGGCAAATCGAACGCACATCTGCAGGCGGTGCACACTGCAATCGGGCAGGGAACCTGGCAGCGCCGTCATCTCGTCCCTGATTACGCAGTGGATCTTCCCTTTGGGCACCTCAATGGCCAAGCTGGTCACCAGATCTCGAATGCAACAAGCTAGCTTTGAAGTGCTTTCGTAATTCAGAGCCTCGCATCTCAGCATTAGGCGGTGAGTCTGAAAATCCCTTGATATTCCGGAGCAGGACAAGCTCAGCAGTCCTTCGCCTTTGTCACCCCGCCAGAGACTCGTAGACAACGATATGGCATCCAGCAGATCCACCTGTTGCTGCAAATGCTGATGCATTTTCCTGTGTATATCCTCACACAGTATCTTCTCATAGTAGCTACTTGACTGAATCGTATACCTCGGCTGCAGCGCCCTAATGAAATTTACAAATCCTGGTCCTTCAATGAACTCAAAGGAGTGATTTAGAAGCATGAGGGCCAACTTCTCATTACAGCGTTTGCTGTAGGAAATATCCTCGGTGTCCAATGGATCTGAGTCTGTTTCCTAAAATGATCAATAGAATAATTTTATGCATCAGATTAGTGAAAAAcgcataatttataaaaatataatactagGAATAAACACGATAATAGTACATTTTCAAAACCTCCTTAACACAACACAATAAACCTATGCCAATTGTGATCTAGCCCAACACGGATAAAAATCCGCATCCGCTGTTGCTATATTAGTAAAAAGTATTAAATAGGAGAATGATTAAATTACTATTGGAACTACCAAAGAATGAAAACTTAAGTCTGGGAAAACCATCTCCATATGACAATATCTAGATGGACATGTATCCTGGTTTTACATACGGTACACTTCTTGCACAGATTGAGTACatatgcatgtacatatgtaggtaTGTATGCTCATCTATATGATATCCCACTTACGTGCAGATTCAATTCCAGCTGGGCTGTGGGGTGCTGTGGCGAACCGATGGAGATCTCGCTCTTCACCAGGTCCAGGTACTTTATGTCCCCGGATAGGGATAGGAACTCCGGTGGGTGCTTGCTCTTCAGATGATTCCGCAGACAGGTTGTGCCGCGTCCTCGCCTCGAGTAGTTCCTGTTGCACAGCAGACAGGTGGCCACTGTGCCGGATGTCTTGTAGAAGTACTGCCACACATTGCTTTTCTTCTTGCTCATCGCtgcaattctttggtaattcTCAAATTGTACATTTTTTGCGGATGTCCACATCCGCCTCTACATCCGTTCTGCGGCAGAGTTCGACATCCCTGGCAGCTATCGATAGGCCCATCGATGGCCATCACTGAAATGCTGCAATCAGTTTTTGGCGCGCCAaagcagctgttgttttttgcattgGAGGTTTTGAGGCTTTCGCAAATTCATTCGTTGACTAAATAGATAATGCCCTGTACCATGGAGCTGCCC contains the following coding sequences:
- the LOC6611471 gene encoding cohesin subunit SA-1, whose product is MMARRGGKRIRMDDPPPDYDELHSDALNESTSDADSPTKRMTRLRARGGVRDKPPIIDDDEDEFFAPIARKRKTPATRKGPTERKERVERPRKEPVDKGHHERIDSEREITTDENSLYYIVRHSKNPIASIVDQWIEQYKANRETALVALMQFFINASGCKGKISEDIQYPVDHTSIIRRMTEEFDEESGEYPLIMTGTQWRKFKNNFCDFVQTLVKQCQYSIIYDQFLMDNVISLLTGLSDSQVRAFRHTATLAAMKLMTALVDVALLVSNNFDNAAKQFEAERVKSRDRRASDRLDSLMTKRSELEENMDEIKSMLTYMFKSVFVHRYRDSLPDIRAICMAEIGIWMENYPQNFLDDSYLKYIGWTLHDKIGEVRLRCLQSLLPLYEKDELKGKLELFTSKFKDRIVAMTLDKEFEVSVHAVKLVISILKIHPEILADKDCEIVYELVYSSHRGVAQAAAEFLNVRLFHLTADMEETKTKRGKVRMPNTPLVRDLVQFFIESELHEHGAYLVDSFIDSNDMVRDWECMTDLLLEEPGPNEEVLDNKQESTLIEIMVSSVKQSATGEVPVGRASNRKCTLSAKELKAIQDEKAKLTEHFIVTLPSLLEKYQADSEKLANLLAVPQYFDLNLYTTNRQEGNLQALLDRINQVMSMHTGREVLETCAKTLECLCAEGSATYTRCNIARSNIIESAVNKYKDAIEEWRNLIQGEETPNEDDIYNITITLKVLSILYSSHNLNPWELFKSLFQDVEEAQSKENIDRCLPNEALVYCIEACYFSISWGLQYVENECESVNVTEVVAELRNNLDTFMGACFELTRDGPTVQIQEAAYQSICDLLIIFSDKLARSEIEHIRGLEYKSRMDEHLILDNFVQHYVFSLKQDVAQDETRIEELHKKRNFLACYCKLVVYNIIPTMRAASIFKYYVKCYNDYGDIIKATLGKAREINKVNFAMTLLLSLITVFKSLQEQSEDGTVSKSSQEFVDLKELAKRFALTFGFDAIKNRESVAAIHRGGIYFAANKEPDDPVRAPTRLLFLEVLNEFNYKLLKQDKKVIMSFLDKIIPPAMPSSRAEEWQPLILYRNSLLHGETDQAPVASKRAYTRKRRDHDEEEEEEEDEEEHNDPDYRG
- the LOC6611469 gene encoding interference hedgehog, which encodes MTLLTSSLLLFSLLTSRLEAIPVLEKSPAHPAHSAHTAHPAHPSPGVRILRAPESLVAPLGDEVVLECETSLQPERFEWSHRSSRSPGAGFKYLRTGTAKANVSQEAAISRLRVLVRPDTLGEYRCVGWFGPLVVTSTTARLELASTSLVDAQESEAPLQWRVSAGNSVLWSCGQQVQSNPSASWSYFRNGVEIKPEFIGTNGNLFLSNVSSESSGIYSCQATNPASGERIQLPGSMQLQVTPEQRSQSKSPHLLKGQPSSQEITIREGSSLLLQCPGVGSPPPTVVWSSPDVVGAVKNKRSKVFGHALEISNTRVHDAGTYICFQDNGVRPALEHYIKVHVEQPPQIVRPPWADLTNEGDRLKLECEATGVPTPEIYWLLNGHSSVDDTEAELSNNFLILHSVLKRHAGYVQCFARNRLGEHSAGTLLQVNPKQIQEPRESGGTHRPKPNQGSKQKQMYPPTPPNVTRLSDESVMLRWMVPRNGGLPIVIFKVQYRMVGKRKNWQTTNDNIPYGKPKWNSELGKSFTASVTDLKPEHTYRFRILAVYSNNDNKESNTSAKFYLQPGAALDPMPVPELLEIEEYSETAVVLHWSLASDADEHLITGYYAYYRPSSSAGEYFKATIEGAHARSFKIAPLETATMYEFKLQSFSAVSASEFSALKQGRTQRPKTSTTEEPTLQMGDRDTTTPSHNETFNMSPMLTGTIGGGAVLILLLISTCLCVCRRRTSRSRGNNPNKPRMAELRDDFVPLGNCSPTKQRQRTRHIHITLNPLAQQQQQALEEKNDTDQDAPYYQRPSSYDYDPTLRRMSSSSLRRSQRTLERAGGSNGSNNGNNNNLNQSAEAGAVENPGKPGRVLMKRPRLSSRSENLSSGSLNSVGV
- the LOC6611470 gene encoding YEATS domain-containing protein 4, whose translation is MTDFGGDSGGRLKGVTIVKPIVYGNIARSFGKKREEDGHTHQWKVYLKPYFNEDMSIYVKKVHFKLHESYANPNRIVVKPPYEITETGWGEFEVIIKIYFNDQSERPVTCYHILKLFQSPVVDGELTSSTTMDTKKGLVSESYEEIVFQEPTQILQHYLLLSEQSANGLLTHDTDFEEKKTKTLDNIVNVKQKVKGEIVTLKDKLKLARETISKFKAELAKVQKQPA
- the LOC6611472 gene encoding zinc finger BED domain-containing protein 4; amino-acid sequence: MWTSAKNVQFENYQRIAAMSKKKSNVWQYFYKTSGTVATCLLCNRNYSRRGRGTTCLRNHLKSKHPPEFLSLSGDIKYLDLVKSEISIGSPQHPTAQLELNLHETDSDPLDTEDISYSKRCNEKLALMLLNHSFEFIEGPGFVNFIRALQPRYTIQSSSYYEKILCEDIHRKMHQHLQQQVDLLDAISLSTSLWRGDKGEGLLSLSCSGISRDFQTHRLMLRCEALNYESTSKLACCIRDLVTSLAIEVPKGKIHCVIRDEMTALPGSLPDCSVHRLQMCVRFALQSNELLQNLSSKCKQIVDHFASSKMANDHLKFIQEIRLTRDPCTLTPYDPFQWNSAFHMMSSVFRMKDALSLYCEEYSLVQIYPDEWIEIDLCSKVMQPCEETIKIWSNPSTTTSSVIPLVAALRDSLRTDVHNFVSSVTICSFARKLLEELEMKFAHITSDIKFLMATYLDPRYKQAFFTEREEQLVANEVLLQLAGVPEDCNGQPPLKIIKVSSTSSQKNESKIDSILDSILTTGTTNTQQPNTSMGSQSQIKNLLYLYNSEPRIDRNMDPLIWWRSNIKYISLYGIVRKFLSAPAASVVSEGLFRKSTHLYSDMRAGLSPESASKMLLMKSNLRFSNSDIN